Proteins from one Kazachstania africana CBS 2517 chromosome 1, complete genome genomic window:
- the RPL2B gene encoding 60S ribosomal protein uL2 (similar to Saccharomyces cerevisiae RPL2A (YFR031C-A) and RPL2B (YIL018W); ancestral locus Anc_7.187), with protein sequence MGRVIRNQRKGAGSIFTSHTRLRQGAAKLRTLDYAERHGYIRGVVKQIVHDAGRGAPLAKVVFRDPYKYKLREEIFIANEGVHTGQFIYAGKKASLNVGNVLPLGSVPEGTIVSNVEERPGDRGAIARASGNYVIVIGHNPDENKTRIRLPSGAKKIVSSDARGVIGVIAGGGRVDKPLLKAGRAFHKYRLKRNSWPKTRGVAMNPVDHPHGGGNHQHIGKASTISRGAVAGQKAGLIAARRTGLLRGSQKTQD encoded by the exons ATGG GTAGAGTTATTCGTAACCAAAGAAAGGGTGCTGGTTCTATCTTCACCTCCCACACCAGATTAAGACAAGGTGCTGCCAAGCTAAGAACTTTAGATTATGCTGAACGTCACGGTTACATTCGTGGTGTTGTTAAGCAAATCGTTCACGATGCCGGTAGAGGTGCTCCATTAGCTAAGGTTGTCTTCCGTGACCCATACAAGTACAAGTTACGTgaagaaatcttcattGCTAACGAAGGTGTCCACACTGGTCAATTCATTTACGCCGGTAAGAAGGCTTCTTTAAACGTCGGTAACGTTTTACCATTAGGTTCTGTCCCAGAAGGTACCATCGTTTCCAACGTTGAAGAAAGACCAGGTGACAGAGGTGCTATTGCTAGAGCTTCTGGTAACTACGTTATCGTCATTGGTCACAACCCAGATGAAAACAAGACTAGAATCAGATTACCATCTGGTGCCAAGAAGATTGTTTCTTCTGACGCTAGAGGTGTCATCGGTGTTATTGCTGGTGGTGGTAGAGTTGACAAACCATTATTAAAGGCTGGTCGTGCTTTCCACAAGTACAGATTAAAGAGAAACTCTTGGCCAAAGACCCGTGGTGTTGCCATGAACCCAGTTGACCATCCTCATGGTGGTGGTAACCATCAACATATTGGTAAGGCTTCTACCATCTCTAGAGGTGCTGTTGCTGGTCAAAAGGCTGGTTTAATTGCTGCCAGAAGAACCGGTTTATTACGTGGTTCTCAAAAGACCCAAGATTAA
- the VID28 gene encoding glucose-induced degradation complex subunit VID28 (similar to Saccharomyces cerevisiae VID28 (YIL017C); ancestral locus Anc_7.184), whose product MVVSIVKEINKDEFDFEFVGDQAAKIQILANPDSSTLQFLFDISSVNNTVPIQNQKLDALLSLLNINDTAKDELGTVYLNTIEKLYRTIDLQNSMKINSPMTNYKLVKLLNLCTDNCSISKYPHSIQMRRHLVRLSKAFFYSDKNKMDSNDVLTLIELTKFFLLSSDSDPTFLKKNVISSLELILIYLADKYSRKINFKYIVRIKNKMRTENSETEELALDYSPIANKGLEAISSIPNAISLDDILDQRMLSNALALYSRDNIHNHKRLKKSILWGNPYFEIFILSLLRSSDINLKCSAISFLKFSILDKRRNSYKDKQLLSQLLPQVIDSFNFTNLPWWYDPFEVLIDLLNFYNTINPMGNPVLEFIKDTNFTGGLVLIFFQCLVLKTYTKDIVVTMTKFIKLFAAIASFDENYRIQLLDNSDVIRHLEFAMDNHVNLLNDFISKRKLLMEIGEDLPQMYDAELIIAWLSLLKSFSRSITALRTSLTRNKLTELSLNLVNTTYQITHKCYFAGKQFSTNEMEVLSTTLGIICNFVVEFSSLQSLTIELGIIDRVEEILTDPLFNPNIPWNKQSVKRRDAFRGINVDKVKTNALWVLRHLMYNCQNSEKLEMLSKIPIDIILDFINDPSWPVQEQCFQLIRNLTCNSRKIVNILLEKFKHIEYVEDPNNDISSPIGSTYLFEFLAKKMKLLNTADPSQRKTLEAILYIIVNLAAVNENKKRLVIEQDEILEIIYEILSESDPKNAQYGNDSNLKLACLWVLNNLLWNSNISQYLQYASDEFNGDDSVSGSVRSISINRESSKEPNLSYSADKDDYPTGESSATGGQGNSSSDEDEEFIHQNEFNDEDTVHSNPATIERCKKLIDIGMYDLVKVNIFDEALNVREKARTLLYHMDLLRKEMDK is encoded by the coding sequence ATGGTTGTATCTATCGTGAAAGAGATTAATAAAGATGAGTTTGATTTCGAATTTGTGGGAGACCAAGCCGCTAAAATCCAGATATTGGCAAACCCTGACTCTAGTACGttacaatttctttttgataTCTCTTCAGTGAACAATACTGTACCGatacaaaatcaaaaactGGATGCATTGTTATCGcttttaaatataaatgATACTGCTAAAGACGAGTTAGGTACGGTCTACTTAAATACTATCGAAAAATTGTATCGCACTAttgatttacaaaattcaatgaaaatcaaTAGTCCAATGACAAACTATAAGCTAGTTAAGCTGTTAAATCTGTGCACTGAcaattgttcaatttcgAAATATCCCCATTCAATTCAGATGAGAAGACACTTAGTTAGGCTTTCAAAGGCTTTTTTCTATAGcgataaaaataaaatggaTAGCAATGATGTGTTGACATTAATTGAGTTAACCAAGTTTTTTTTACTATCTTCTGATAGCGATCCtacttttttgaagaagaacgTTATCTCATCTTTAGAGCTAATATTAATTTATCTAGCGGATAAATATAGCCGCAAgattaatttcaaatatatagttcgtattaaaaataaaatgagGACAGAAAACAGTGAAACTGAAGAACTCGCCCTTGATTATAGTCCAATTGCCAATAAAGGGCTAGAAGCCATATCATCAATACCAAATGCCATATCATTGGACGACATACTAGATCAGCGTATGTTGTCGAATGCTCTTGCCCTATATTCTCGAGACAACATTCACAACCACAAGCGCTTGAAAAAATCGATTTTATGGGGTAATCcctattttgaaatattcattttgaGTCTTTTGAGAAGTTCTgatatcaatttgaaatgttCAGCGATTAGTTTcctaaaattttcaattttagaCAAGAGAAGAAACTCCTATAAAGATAAGCAATTGCTTAGTCAATTACTGCCTCAGGTCATcgattcattcaattttacaaatttaCCTTGGTGGTATGATCCGTTCGAAGTTCTTATAGACctcttgaatttttacaaTACAATAAATCCGATGGGAAATCCTGTATTAGAATTCATAAAGGATACTAATTTTACAGGAGGACTagttttgatttttttccaatgtTTGGTTTTAAAAACTTATACAAAAGATATTGTCGTCACCATGACTAAATTTATAAAACTTTTTGCCGCTATTGCttcatttgatgaaaattataGAATTCAATTGTTGGACAACTCTGATGTCATCCGTCATCTAGAATTTGCTATGGATAACCACgttaatttattaaatgatttcatttcaaaacGTAAATTGCTAATGGAAATCGGTGAGGATTTGCCACAAATGTATGATGCCGAATTGATAATTGCATGGTTATCTTTGTTAAAGTCCTTTTCAAGAAGTATCACTGCATTAAGAACTTCCTTAACCAGAAATAAGTTAACGGAACtgtcattgaatttggtaAATACTACCTATCAAATAACCCATAAGTGTTACTTTGCGGGAAAACAGTTCTCAACGAATGAAATGGAGGTATTGAGTACAACACTAGGCATCATATGTAATTTTGTCGTGGAATTTTCAAGTTTGCAGTCCTTGACCATCGAACTCGGTATAATTGACAGGGTAGAGGAGATATTAACTGATCCATTATTCAATCCCAACATACCCTGGAATAAACAATCGGTTAAAAGACGAGACGCTTTCAGGGGAATTAATGTAGATAAAGTTAAAACTAATGCATTATGGGTGCTTAGACACTTGATGTATAACTGTCAAAATTCGGAAAAGCTAGAAATGCTGTCAAAAATTCCAATAGATATTATCTTagatttcattaatgaCCCCTCATGGCCCGTTCAAGAACAATGTTTTCAACTAATTAGAAATTTGACTTGCAATTCACGTAAAATtgttaatattttattagaaaaattcaaacacATAGAATATGTTGAGGACCctaataatgatatatCTTCTCCAATTGGCTCCACAtatctttttgaattcCTGgccaaaaaaatgaagttatTAAACACAGCTGACCCTAGTCAAAGGAAAACTTTAGAGGccatattatatataattgtTAACTTAGCTGCCgtaaatgaaaataaaaaaaggtTAGTTATTGAACAAGACGAAATATTGGAGATAATATATGAAATATTATCAGAATCTGATCCGAAAAATGCGCAATACGGAAATGACAGTAATTTAAAATTGGCATGCCTCTGGGTATTGAATAATCTATTATGGAATTCCAATATTTCGCAATACTTACAGTACGCTTCCGATGAATTTAATGGCGATGATTCTGTCAGCGGTAGCGTACGCAgtatttcaataaatagAGAGTCGTCCAAGGAGCCTAATTTGAGTTATTCTGCAGACAAGGATGATTATCCAACTGGCGAAAGCTCTGCGACTGGCGGTCAAGGCAATTCATCGAGTGACGAGGATGAGGAGTTTATACATCaaaatgaattcaatgatgaagatactGTCCACTCCAACCCTGCAACTATTGAAAGatgtaaaaaattaattgacATTGGAATGTATGATCTAGTTAAGgtcaatatttttgatgaagcGCTAAATGTGCGAGAGAAGGCAAGAACCCTACTTTATCACATGGATTTATTGAGAAAAGAGATGGATAAATAA